A window from Actimicrobium sp. CCC2.4 encodes these proteins:
- a CDS encoding EAL domain-containing response regulator, whose amino-acid sequence MVNLLTRNRILQRLNLRSPKLLIINKKACTIGTRTTPNEKLRPRFPDRRAMNIADMNFLVVQEDALQRQKLNVLLGNLGARNVIDLPDGTAALALLQDQSQSIDIGFIDLQMDGMDGIELIRHMGKFDSTTAIIISGVVDPALIFSVETMSRAYGINLLGFVQGPATNETLASLISSYTARCKEDADCATVISPIFNIDDILHALDNSQIKPWFQPKVELASGQVRGVEAFARWHHPRFGIVLPDRFIPVLEQHQQLDRLTSTMIDQSAAACRRWHDAGFLISVSINLGSALLLDPRIADQIAEQVAAHRLATPFVIFEITESALRSETPACLENMLRLRMKGFELSVDDYGTGNASMQQLLRIPFSELKIDRSFVAGAAENNALALVLSSSLALASKLDRLSVAVGIETRDEWNLLKKMGCTYGQGYYIAKPMEATALPGWMTEWSHFF is encoded by the coding sequence GTGGTTAATTTATTAACTCGCAATCGCATTTTGCAGCGACTAAATCTTCGCTCGCCAAAGTTACTAATAATCAATAAAAAAGCGTGTACCATCGGTACCAGAACGACTCCTAATGAAAAGCTACGACCACGATTTCCTGATAGGCGAGCGATGAATATTGCGGATATGAACTTTCTTGTGGTGCAGGAAGACGCATTACAACGGCAAAAGTTGAATGTCCTGTTAGGCAATCTGGGGGCCCGGAACGTAATCGATTTGCCGGATGGCACAGCAGCGCTGGCCCTGCTGCAGGATCAGTCTCAATCCATCGACATTGGCTTCATTGACCTGCAGATGGACGGGATGGACGGCATAGAGTTAATCCGCCACATGGGTAAATTTGACAGCACCACGGCGATCATCATCTCGGGCGTAGTAGATCCGGCGCTGATTTTTTCAGTCGAAACGATGTCCAGGGCATACGGCATCAACTTGCTCGGTTTCGTACAAGGACCTGCCACTAACGAAACCCTTGCCTCACTCATCTCCAGTTATACCGCGCGCTGCAAGGAAGATGCCGATTGCGCCACCGTGATTTCTCCAATATTCAATATCGATGACATCCTCCATGCGCTCGATAACAGCCAGATAAAGCCTTGGTTTCAGCCGAAAGTGGAACTGGCCAGTGGTCAAGTCCGAGGCGTAGAGGCATTTGCGCGCTGGCACCATCCCCGCTTCGGTATTGTTCTGCCGGATCGATTTATTCCGGTACTGGAACAGCACCAACAACTCGACCGGCTCACCAGTACCATGATCGACCAGTCAGCTGCCGCATGCCGGCGCTGGCATGATGCCGGCTTCCTGATCTCGGTATCCATCAATCTTGGTTCGGCTTTGCTGCTCGATCCGCGTATCGCCGACCAAATTGCCGAACAGGTCGCTGCCCACCGCCTGGCAACACCCTTCGTGATTTTCGAAATCACCGAATCGGCACTGCGCAGTGAGACCCCAGCCTGCCTTGAAAACATGCTGCGCCTGCGCATGAAAGGCTTTGAACTGTCGGTCGACGACTACGGCACCGGCAACGCCAGCATGCAGCAACTGCTGCGCATACCGTTTTCAGAACTCAAGATTGACCGTTCATTTGTTGCAGGAGCAGCCGAAAATAATGCCCTCGCCCTGGTACTGAGTTCGTCGCTGGCGCTGGCCAGCAAACTGGACCGGTTGTCAGTCGCGGTCGGGATCGAGACCCGCGACGAATGGAACCTATTAAAAAAAATGGGATGTACTTACGGTCAGGGCTACTACATTGCCAAACCGATGGAAGCGACAGCATTGCCCGGCTGGATGACCGAGTGGTCACACTTTTTCTGA
- a CDS encoding DUF1289 domain-containing protein, translated as MNPLPARPDTPCVAVCSTTFDDVCRGCGRTVAEVAQWVFLSESDKERVWERIIAEGYPRREG; from the coding sequence ATGAATCCATTGCCTGCTCGTCCCGATACGCCCTGCGTGGCTGTTTGTTCAACTACCTTTGATGATGTTTGCCGTGGCTGCGGCCGCACTGTGGCAGAAGTTGCACAATGGGTTTTTCTCAGCGAGTCTGACAAGGAGCGCGTCTGGGAGCGCATCATCGCCGAGGGCTATCCCCGACGCGAAGGCTAA
- the galE gene encoding UDP-glucose 4-epimerase GalE: MTSKKTILVTGAAGFIGSHTCVELLAAGYDVIALDNLCNSSPLSLKQVHQIAGRPVDFREGDVRERAVLRDIFSAGRIDAVIHFAGLKAVGESVAKPLMYYDNNVGGTVILLEEMQRAGVHHVVFSSSATVYGDPVSVPIREDATLSATNPYGRSKLMVEQLLNDLEKSDPAWAIGVLRYFNPVGAHASGLIGEDPRGIPNNLMPYVAQVAVGRLKQLSVYGNDYPTVDGTGMRDYIHVVDLAIGHVAALRELFENNKGFTVNLGTGEGYSVLEVVRAFELASAREVPYQITARRPGDIAKCFADASKALDVLGWKAERGIAEMCADHWRWQSNNPQGFVAEAD; this comes from the coding sequence ATGACAAGTAAAAAAACCATCCTCGTCACCGGTGCAGCCGGCTTCATCGGCTCGCACACCTGCGTCGAACTACTGGCTGCCGGCTATGACGTGATCGCGCTCGACAACCTGTGCAACAGCTCACCACTGTCACTGAAACAAGTGCACCAGATTGCCGGCCGGCCAGTCGATTTCCGGGAAGGTGATGTACGGGAGCGCGCTGTGCTGCGCGACATTTTCAGTGCCGGCAGGATCGATGCGGTCATTCATTTTGCTGGATTGAAGGCAGTCGGCGAATCTGTCGCCAAACCATTGATGTACTACGACAACAATGTCGGCGGGACCGTCATTCTGCTCGAAGAGATGCAGCGCGCCGGCGTTCATCATGTCGTCTTCAGCTCCTCTGCCACGGTCTACGGTGATCCGGTCAGCGTACCGATCCGCGAGGATGCAACGCTCTCGGCCACCAATCCTTACGGCCGGTCGAAGCTGATGGTTGAACAGCTATTGAATGACCTGGAGAAATCCGATCCGGCATGGGCCATCGGCGTACTACGCTATTTCAATCCGGTAGGTGCCCATGCGAGCGGTTTGATTGGAGAAGATCCGCGCGGCATACCCAACAACCTGATGCCGTATGTAGCGCAGGTAGCGGTTGGTCGATTGAAGCAGCTGTCGGTGTACGGGAATGATTATCCGACCGTCGACGGCACCGGCATGCGCGACTATATCCACGTGGTCGACCTCGCAATCGGGCATGTAGCCGCCTTGCGGGAGCTATTCGAAAACAATAAGGGATTTACTGTCAACCTGGGTACGGGCGAGGGCTACAGCGTGCTGGAAGTCGTGCGGGCGTTCGAACTCGCCAGCGCCCGCGAAGTCCCATATCAGATTACGGCCCGGCGACCCGGCGATATTGCCAAATGTTTTGCAGACGCGAGCAAAGCGCTAGACGTCCTCGGCTGGAAAGCTGAGCGTGGTATTGCTGAGATGTGCGCCGATCACTGGCGCTGGCAAAGTAACAATCCGCAAGGCTTTGTTGCGGAAGCGGATTAG
- a CDS encoding Ppx/GppA phosphatase family protein, giving the protein MFAAVDLGSNSFRLHIGRYEEGVIRIVKTAREPIRLGAGLDSQGNLTEAAMQSAIACLTRFADVLSAYPLTAVRVVATNTMRIANNAAYFLPLAERAIRHPIEIISGEEEGRLIYLGVASTLDIEHERRLVIDIGGGSTELVLGFGPEIERVESFGIGTVKQSTTFFPDGNITTAAYAQAILSARSVFEDAAPPYHPRFWNIAYGSSGTIRVIAEVIARNDLGDGRLSIAGLDALMNRFIEAGQVSRIELAGMKPERAAVMVGGLAILIGLMQELGITVLAPIEAGLRMGVLWELQLRATKRDRREQSVRSFIQRFRADERRAAQVAVSASAIYGQLKPSSDSCVKLLYWSALLHEVGIAISQSGYHKHAAYMIEHGDLPGFTTREQRTMSSLILGQKGNLRKLNDALADPDFAKAILAMRLAVLLMHARIDIDSGQLRPRMKGKIEIEIRRELVVLHPTLAYWMGKERECWLEVGVDFSVRYIG; this is encoded by the coding sequence ATGTTCGCTGCAGTGGATTTGGGATCGAACAGTTTTCGCCTGCATATCGGCCGTTATGAAGAGGGCGTTATTCGTATCGTCAAGACAGCACGCGAGCCGATCCGCCTCGGTGCCGGGCTTGATAGCCAGGGTAACCTCACTGAAGCGGCGATGCAGTCGGCAATTGCGTGCCTAACGCGCTTCGCCGATGTCCTGAGTGCCTACCCGCTGACCGCAGTGCGGGTGGTAGCGACGAACACCATGCGTATCGCAAACAACGCAGCGTATTTCTTACCGCTGGCCGAAAGAGCAATCCGCCATCCAATCGAAATCATTTCCGGTGAGGAGGAAGGGCGGCTTATTTATCTGGGCGTAGCCAGCACGCTCGATATCGAGCATGAGCGCCGCCTGGTGATCGACATCGGTGGCGGCTCGACCGAACTGGTACTTGGCTTTGGACCGGAAATCGAGCGTGTTGAATCGTTTGGTATCGGAACCGTGAAGCAAAGCACGACATTTTTTCCTGATGGCAACATTACCACCGCGGCTTATGCGCAAGCTATCTTGTCGGCACGTTCTGTTTTTGAGGATGCCGCGCCACCGTATCACCCGCGCTTCTGGAATATTGCTTATGGGTCATCAGGCACGATACGCGTGATTGCCGAGGTGATTGCCCGCAATGATCTGGGTGATGGTCGTTTGTCTATTGCAGGGCTTGACGCACTAATGAATCGGTTTATTGAGGCTGGTCAGGTCAGTCGAATTGAGCTGGCGGGCATGAAACCAGAGCGGGCTGCAGTGATGGTTGGCGGATTGGCCATCCTGATCGGATTGATGCAGGAACTAGGGATTACTGTGCTGGCACCCATTGAGGCTGGCTTACGGATGGGGGTTTTATGGGAGTTGCAGCTACGTGCCACCAAGCGGGACAGGCGGGAGCAATCGGTACGCAGTTTCATACAGCGCTTTCGGGCTGATGAACGACGCGCAGCACAGGTTGCCGTGTCTGCCAGTGCCATCTACGGCCAACTTAAACCGTCATCCGATAGCTGCGTGAAACTGCTGTATTGGAGTGCTCTTTTACATGAAGTCGGCATTGCGATCTCCCAAAGCGGATATCACAAGCATGCGGCGTACATGATTGAGCATGGCGACTTGCCCGGATTTACGACACGGGAACAGCGCACGATGAGTTCGCTGATCCTTGGACAAAAAGGGAATTTGCGCAAGCTCAACGATGCATTAGCGGATCCTGATTTCGCCAAGGCGATACTGGCCATGCGACTCGCCGTCCTACTGATGCACGCACGTATTGATATTGATTCTGGGCAACTTCGACCGCGCATGAAAGGCAAGATCGAGATTGAAATCCGACGCGAATTGGTGGTTCTTCATCCCACGTTGGCTTACTGGATGGGCAAGGAGCGAGAGTGCTGGCTTGAGGTTGGAGTTGATTTTTCAGTTCGTTACATCGGCTAG
- a CDS encoding GNAT family N-acetyltransferase has translation MRILTTMATGGAPDAATLCLSLASTDEEVVEVQRLRYKVFIESMGLSALENRDGLDRDEFDACCDHLIVRDTRSLKVVGTYRVMSPQAARKMGQYYSEKEFDLSRLDNLRSRTAEAGRACIHPDYRSGGVIMLLWAGLAAFMKKERCEYLIGCASISLADGGHNAAALYRGLAESNIAPLDYRVTPHLPFPIDGRKSCIKPQPPPLLKGYLRSGAWVCGEPAWDPDFHSADLFMLLPLAQLDSRYARHYLGAQRPE, from the coding sequence ATGCGAATTCTTACGACCATGGCGACTGGCGGTGCGCCGGACGCTGCAACTCTGTGCTTGAGCCTTGCGAGTACCGATGAGGAGGTAGTTGAAGTGCAGCGCTTGCGCTACAAGGTCTTCATTGAAAGTATGGGGCTGTCAGCGCTCGAAAACCGGGACGGACTAGATCGCGACGAGTTCGATGCCTGCTGCGATCATTTGATCGTGCGTGACACACGTTCGCTGAAAGTTGTTGGTACCTATCGGGTAATGAGTCCTCAGGCTGCGCGCAAAATGGGGCAGTACTATTCCGAAAAAGAGTTTGATCTAAGTCGTCTGGATAATCTTCGGTCCCGCACTGCCGAAGCCGGGCGCGCTTGCATCCATCCGGATTACCGTAGTGGTGGCGTCATCATGCTGTTGTGGGCGGGACTCGCTGCATTCATGAAAAAAGAGCGCTGCGAGTACCTGATCGGGTGTGCAAGTATCAGTCTTGCCGATGGTGGACACAATGCTGCCGCTCTTTACCGGGGACTGGCCGAGAGCAATATCGCACCGCTGGATTATCGGGTGACCCCACATTTACCATTCCCTATCGATGGCCGCAAGTCCTGCATCAAGCCGCAACCCCCCCCTTTATTAAAGGGTTATTTGCGCAGCGGTGCATGGGTTTGCGGAGAGCCTGCTTGGGATCCCGATTTTCACAGCGCAGATCTATTTATGTTGCTGCCACTTGCTCAACTTGACAGCCGCTATGCGCGCCACTACCTCGGCGCTCAAAGACCGGAGTGA
- the thrS gene encoding threonine--tRNA ligase produces the protein MVSVRLPDGSQRQFDSAVTVAQVAASIGAGLAKAALAGKVDGKVVDTSFLIDRDVDLAIITDKDAEGVDIIRHSTAHLLAYAVKELFPDAQVTIGPTIENGFYYDFSYKRPFTPDDLVAIEKKMLELAKRDEPVTRQVMSRDDAIAYFLALGEAYKAELIGTIPADQEVSLYTEGKFTDLCRGPHVPSTGKLKVFKLMKLAGAYWRGDSKNEMLQRIYGTAWVRKEDQEAYLHMLEEADKRDHRKLGRLLDLFHFQEEAPGMIFWHPKGWSVWQQVEQYMRRVYQDNGYQEVKAPQILDISLWEKSGHWENYKENMFTTESEKRSYALKPMNCPGHVQIFRSDMRSYRDLPLRYGEFGQCHRNEPSGSLHGIMRVRGFTQDDGHIFCTEDQILEECVAYTALLHKVYADFGFAKITYKVATRPEKRVGSEEAWDKAENALITSLERSGCEFEISPGEGAFYGPKIEYTLTDAIGRAWQCGTMQVDFSMPIRLGAEYVAEDNSRKVPVMLHRAILGSFERFIGMLLENYSGALPMWLAPVQVVVLNISEGQADYARSVTQSLKKQGFRVESDLRNEKITFKIREHSVQKVPYIIVVGDKERDAATVAVRARGNADLGTMQISTLIDRLLSDVAEKS, from the coding sequence ATGGTTTCAGTTCGTCTTCCCGATGGTTCGCAGCGGCAATTTGATAGCGCCGTTACCGTCGCTCAAGTTGCTGCCAGTATCGGTGCAGGGCTTGCGAAAGCGGCGCTTGCAGGAAAAGTGGATGGCAAGGTCGTTGATACGTCGTTTTTGATTGATCGAGATGTTGATCTGGCGATCATCACGGATAAGGATGCCGAAGGCGTCGACATAATTCGTCACTCTACGGCACATTTGCTAGCCTATGCGGTCAAAGAATTGTTTCCCGATGCCCAAGTAACCATTGGGCCGACAATCGAGAACGGCTTTTATTACGATTTTTCCTACAAGCGTCCGTTCACCCCGGACGATCTTGTTGCCATTGAAAAGAAAATGTTGGAACTGGCCAAGCGAGACGAGCCGGTGACACGGCAGGTAATGTCCCGCGATGATGCGATTGCCTATTTTCTAGCGCTTGGTGAAGCCTACAAGGCTGAGTTAATAGGGACAATTCCGGCCGATCAGGAAGTGTCGCTCTATACGGAGGGGAAATTTACAGACTTGTGCCGCGGCCCGCACGTACCTTCTACCGGCAAGCTAAAGGTGTTCAAGCTGATGAAGTTAGCAGGGGCATACTGGCGCGGTGATTCGAAAAATGAAATGTTGCAGCGAATCTATGGGACTGCCTGGGTACGCAAGGAAGATCAGGAAGCGTATCTGCATATGTTGGAAGAGGCTGATAAGCGGGATCACCGCAAACTCGGCCGGTTGCTGGATCTATTCCATTTTCAGGAAGAGGCGCCGGGCATGATTTTCTGGCATCCAAAAGGTTGGTCAGTCTGGCAACAAGTTGAGCAATACATGCGGCGTGTTTACCAGGACAACGGATACCAAGAAGTCAAAGCGCCGCAGATTCTTGACATCAGTTTGTGGGAAAAATCCGGGCACTGGGAAAACTACAAAGAAAACATGTTTACCACCGAGTCGGAAAAAAGGTCGTATGCGCTAAAGCCGATGAACTGCCCGGGCCACGTGCAGATATTCCGGTCAGACATGCGCTCGTATCGCGACTTGCCGTTGCGTTATGGCGAGTTCGGCCAATGTCATCGCAATGAGCCATCAGGCTCTTTGCATGGAATTATGCGTGTGCGTGGATTTACGCAGGACGACGGGCATATTTTTTGCACCGAAGACCAAATCCTTGAAGAGTGTGTTGCCTATACTGCGCTGCTGCACAAAGTGTATGCGGATTTTGGCTTTGCCAAGATCACTTACAAAGTGGCAACGCGTCCAGAGAAGCGTGTCGGATCAGAAGAGGCATGGGATAAAGCTGAAAACGCGCTGATTACATCGCTCGAGCGTTCCGGTTGTGAATTCGAGATATCGCCTGGCGAAGGGGCTTTTTATGGTCCTAAAATCGAATATACACTGACAGATGCCATTGGACGTGCCTGGCAGTGTGGCACGATGCAGGTGGATTTTTCGATGCCTATCCGCTTGGGTGCGGAGTACGTTGCCGAAGACAACAGTCGCAAGGTGCCGGTGATGCTGCATCGCGCAATATTAGGTTCTTTCGAGCGCTTTATCGGCATGCTATTGGAAAACTACTCAGGTGCGCTGCCAATGTGGCTCGCCCCAGTGCAAGTTGTCGTGCTGAATATTTCAGAAGGGCAGGCTGACTATGCGCGCAGCGTAACCCAATCCCTGAAAAAACAAGGATTTAGGGTGGAGTCCGATTTGCGCAATGAGAAAATAACCTTTAAAATACGTGAGCATTCTGTCCAGAAGGTTCCATATATCATTGTTGTTGGTGACAAAGAGCGGGATGCAGCAACAGTGGCCGTGCGTGCGCGAGGTAATGCGGACCTAGGAACGATGCAAATTAGTACACTAATCGATCGCCTCCTTTCCGACGTAGCCGAGAAGTCCTGA
- the infC gene encoding translation initiation factor IF-3 — protein sequence MTIATDKSHRINGEITAPELRLSGVENEALGIVTLAEAFRMAEEANVDLVEIAPTAQPPVARLMDYGKFKYQEQKRAHEAKLRQKIILVKEVKFRPGTDDGDYGIKLRNLIKFLDDGDKTKITLRFRGREMAHQDIGVRMLERLKLDLEPYGQVEQWPKMEGRQMIMVLAPKKKK from the coding sequence ATTACAATAGCTACTGACAAGTCACATCGCATCAACGGCGAGATCACTGCACCCGAGTTGCGTTTGAGTGGCGTAGAAAACGAAGCACTTGGTATCGTTACGCTCGCCGAGGCCTTCCGCATGGCGGAAGAAGCAAACGTGGACCTTGTCGAGATTGCGCCGACTGCGCAACCTCCGGTTGCGCGCTTGATGGATTATGGCAAGTTCAAGTATCAGGAGCAAAAAAGAGCTCATGAAGCTAAGCTGAGACAAAAGATCATTTTGGTGAAAGAAGTGAAATTCCGCCCTGGGACCGATGACGGTGACTATGGAATCAAGCTTCGTAACCTGATTAAGTTTCTTGATGATGGCGACAAGACCAAAATCACCTTGCGCTTCCGTGGCCGTGAGATGGCGCATCAGGATATTGGTGTGAGGATGCTTGAGCGACTCAAGCTCGATCTTGAGCCGTACGGTCAGGTTGAGCAGTGGCCCAAAATGGAAGGGCGTCAAATGATCATGGTCTTGGCGCCGAAGAAAAAGAAGTAG
- the rpmI gene encoding 50S ribosomal protein L35 — protein MPKMKTKSAAKKRFRVRPGGTVKRGSAFKRHILTKKTTKTKRQLRGAKEVHATNMVSVRSMLPYA, from the coding sequence ATGCCTAAAATGAAAACGAAAAGCGCCGCAAAAAAGCGCTTTCGCGTCCGTCCAGGTGGTACCGTCAAGCGCGGTTCGGCTTTTAAACGCCACATCTTGACCAAAAAGACGACCAAGACCAAACGTCAATTGCGCGGTGCCAAAGAAGTCCATGCCACAAACATGGTTTCGGTTCGCTCAATGCTCCCGTACGCTTAA
- the rplT gene encoding 50S ribosomal protein L20: MPRVKRGVTARARHKKVLDQAKGYRGRRSKVYRIAKQAVMRAGQYAYRDRRNKKRVFRALWITRINAASREHGMTYSVFMNGLKRASIGLDRKVLADMAVMDKPAFAAIVNQVKANFAA; this comes from the coding sequence ATGCCTAGAGTAAAACGTGGGGTCACAGCACGGGCCCGCCATAAAAAAGTTTTAGACCAAGCCAAAGGCTACCGCGGTCGTCGTAGCAAGGTCTACCGTATTGCCAAGCAAGCAGTCATGCGCGCTGGACAATATGCATACCGTGACCGCCGTAACAAGAAGCGCGTCTTCCGTGCATTGTGGATCACGCGTATCAACGCGGCATCCCGTGAGCATGGCATGACTTACAGCGTTTTCATGAACGGCCTGAAACGTGCTTCCATCGGTTTGGATCGCAAGGTCCTAGCTGACATGGCAGTAATGGACAAACCGGCTTTCGCCGCGATTGTCAATCAGGTGAAAGCCAACTTCGCCGCTTGA
- the pheS gene encoding phenylalanine--tRNA ligase subunit alpha, translating to MNPLEQLVMQAQADFIDAPDAAALENAKAKYLGKTGQITEQMKGLGKLAADDRKVQGATINAAKEKIEKALTARRDALADAQMQLRLNAEAIDVTLPGRGRSVGGIHPVMRTWQRVEEIFGSIGFDVADGPEIENDWTNFTSLNSPENHPARSMQDTFYIDGDDSEGKPLLLRTHTSPMQVRYARMNKPPIKVIAPGRTYRVDSDATHSPMFHQVEGLWIDENISFADLKGVYLNFVKAFFETDDLQVRFRPSYFPFTEPSAEIDIAFGSGPLKGRWLEVSGAGQVHPSVVRNMGIDPEKYIGFAFGSGLERLTMLRYGISDLRLFYEGDLRFLKQFN from the coding sequence ATGAACCCTCTAGAACAACTCGTAATGCAAGCCCAAGCTGACTTCATTGATGCGCCCGATGCGGCTGCACTGGAAAATGCGAAGGCAAAATATCTTGGAAAAACTGGCCAGATTACAGAGCAAATGAAAGGCCTTGGTAAGCTTGCCGCCGATGATCGCAAAGTGCAGGGTGCCACTATCAATGCCGCAAAAGAGAAAATCGAAAAGGCATTGACTGCCCGGCGAGATGCGCTGGCAGATGCTCAGATGCAGTTGCGGTTGAACGCCGAAGCGATCGATGTGACATTGCCTGGTCGGGGTCGAAGTGTCGGTGGTATCCACCCCGTGATGCGGACCTGGCAACGCGTCGAGGAGATCTTCGGTTCGATAGGATTTGATGTCGCAGACGGACCTGAAATCGAAAACGACTGGACCAACTTCACGTCGCTCAACAGCCCGGAAAATCATCCTGCACGGTCAATGCAAGATACGTTCTACATTGACGGCGATGATAGCGAAGGGAAGCCATTGCTACTTCGGACGCATACGAGCCCGATGCAGGTCCGCTATGCCCGTATGAACAAGCCGCCAATCAAGGTGATCGCTCCAGGCCGCACTTACCGAGTCGACAGCGATGCCACTCATTCGCCGATGTTTCATCAGGTTGAGGGTTTATGGATCGACGAAAATATCAGCTTTGCCGACCTGAAAGGCGTGTACCTGAACTTCGTCAAAGCATTCTTCGAGACCGACGATTTGCAAGTACGATTTCGGCCTTCGTATTTCCCATTTACTGAGCCATCGGCTGAAATTGACATTGCGTTTGGTAGCGGTCCGCTGAAGGGGCGCTGGCTAGAAGTATCGGGTGCCGGTCAAGTTCACCCCTCCGTTGTACGCAACATGGGCATCGATCCTGAAAAGTACATTGGATTTGCTTTTGGTTCAGGCCTTGAGCGACTCACTATGTTGCGATACGGCATTAGTGATCTCCGCCTATTCTACGAAGGCGACTTGCGCTTCCTTAAACAGTTCAACTGA